The nucleotide sequence ccctaaccctaaccctcttataaccctaaccctaaccctaaccctaaccctaaccctaaccctaaccctaaccctaaccctaaccctaaccctaaccctaaccctaaccgtaaccctaaccctaaccctaaccctaaccctaaccctaaccctaaccctaaccctaaccctaaccctaaccctaaccctaaccctaaccctaatgccaccgtcctgtgtgatagggtgctcgcgaagatataatttcttgaagacaacagagggcgagaagggagaaagatttgtggaaggcagatgggtatggagagagtcttcgcgaccccattgggaagcggcaaggcaggcacgcaaccacgaccgcggcgccgcgtcatgattatgccgccggtcccctctaccgcgctcggtcgcgtgaggagcacatcaagtcgtcttggacttcttttgtgtgctttttcttatggcttggcaccggtaccggggaagcctccccccatAGCACGCGGTTAGCCATCCATATCTTGTGAgcgatgtcgtcgcaccgtcctccggagagtcggccgtcaggttccggctcccctcggatgtttctggtgacgatcatatctcgccgccctcctcgcggcgccgctcttcgcatAGCGGGCACCACAtgtgccggaggaacggcacgccAAACGGTTCAACTCGGTGAACCTCCAGCGATCCTGTCGCGTCCACCCCGAAGTGTCGCGAGTAGGCGTCCGCCGGATTCCGCGCACCCTCTACGTAGAAAAAGACTACGTCGATCCCTCTGTTGTACCAGAGGTCGTAGGTGTACTCGAAAAGTTTGTTCAGGGCGtagcctctgccaatgccgtcgaaaccgttcaggtgtttctgcgcaatgacaatcgcacggtggtccgtggcaagcgcgattcgcgctccgttgggcaccctgtggtgctccaccaggtgtcgcagcattagttgtgccgcgcgtggttccgcgtgtgccgagtaccgcgcctggaagcggtcCGCCTGCAGGTCTGGGTCCTCGAACCGGCCTCCCGAccggacgcggcgacgcagctggtactggcgcagtttttcgaggacgcgttccgcctcgccgtcgtcgccgccgagttgccgttccaggtcctcggtccagcgctgccgataggtccacatttctgtggcgcccgcgtcgcggaggtgaagtACAGCACCCCACCCTtccagcgacgcgtcggtgaaggccaccgcgtcataggtcgcctcgtccgtcgttgggtgtctctcgtccgagattttccaccacggattctgcaccagtgcgccgccgatctcctgcagcgaccgcgccacggaggagtcgatgtacggcaccgcgtcgtcccagtcgtacccgcggaacgtcagccggtatatgcctcggtaggctctcagcagcttgaatGCCCGTGCGGGGTTCATTTGCGTGGTATGGAGCGCGAAGAAAATCAGCGAGATCAGCGAGGCCAGACTGcgtatggtgtggctggtcttttggagcgcaagcttcagcttcgccaccgtcttcaccgagttgcggatcagccgctctcggccattccatgtgtattcttcaccgagaaaaacggtgttggcactcgccagctgcaggatttcctcgtccgacatcgcctccagctcgtcccggttgggtgacgtcatcaggttcgccgccttgatgcgtgcgacgaccgtgcgcaccgcgagcacaaactcacgctcctggccttcgcgtgcggccacgagaatgttgtcgatgagcgtggtgatggtgacgggcgtgtcgatgtcgacaatcgtccacgtcaccgcctggccgacggcaacgctccaccgcgcgccggtcgggagagtacgaaggcggtagtatcgcccgtcatgcctggctcgaaaaacgaacttgttacggagtgtcgccgcgatcgggatagcgtcgtaataagcttcgaagtcgatctgtagcatgtaccgggcgtatcgcagccgctgtcgtcttccgaggcgcgtgtcgtagtggacgcgcgggacgtgatgtttggggatcacgcggttcagcaggggctccgtgatgaggcgtcgtcgtcctttcagctccggcaccgtgaagacgttcacgccgtgcatgccctctggcaattgcacctgggcgccgatgtcgctgatcgGGCACGGTTCgaacttgcccatctcgaccgCCTGTTGGATTTCCGCAGCCGTGAGCGCACACTTTTTGATGGTTCGTGAGGTCCTCAACCCatcgtagaaggagggatccagaaagcactggattcgctggagaaaccgcttcgttgaggcgcgttttgtcggcatcgccagcacggtatccatgtccagtggtgtgttccgtttcaggtgcagcggccactgcttcacgagtgccggtcgctccgtcagcacttggatgaaaccggacatctggtccaccatggccgccacctcctgtggtgcgattccgagattcgcgcacgatgactcttgcgatcggaaacggaacacggaagccgcagcctctagagggtctggaatagcgctcttccggcgttgtcccttgcggtctcggcctccaccgtaggctgctggccatacccaagatagcgcagcagcgtggcctgcttcgcgtgcccggAAATCATCATCAGGTCCTTCAACgggacacccgcttccgccatacaacggagcgcgcctttccggatcgagggcagctgtgcacctcgcatctctgttcgcacctcctgggcgatcagcgcccgcagctcctccacgtgtggtgaGAAAAGCTCCTCGGATGGTTTTTTCTcgaccagcatctcctgcagcgtcgctgcgaggtCCCTCGTTAGCATCGATGGGATCGGGTATGGGCCGCGTGTtttggcaccctttcccttgcggatcgtcagcgtgaccttcacgtatgtcgttttttcgtcgcgggccgcatcaactccacttagtgtgaaTTACTTCATACATTTTGAGAAGAGATAGAGGGACAACAGTGAAGTAAGAATCCATAAGATACACATGATTAGTAAGATACATATTTATCGAccaagtggaagtgaggagtgggtttccgagacacacgcgctcactcaggattccttttccacggatacacgaacaccgattcagctatcggtcaaatttCGCAcatccaacaccacatcccaccaaccaccccccccccccctataaggtcaagtgccattcgattgcctttgtggttttacacgccgccaattgaaccctaaccctaaccctaacccgtgtaccctggccctcgggaggatttccccggtacagtgggagagggtgtcgcagGGCGAGGAAGCACTGGAAAGAAAATGATCTCACCGTGAGACCTCGGCACCGCGGAAGGCCCAGTTGCCCCCAGCTTAGGGTGTGCTGCGGCGTAGCATCGCTCATCCAGGTGAGATCGTGGGGTTCTGGAGAAGAGGCCAAACGGACAGCCGCGAGAGAGCCGGATAGATCGAATGCAGCTGAGGTTCCCAGCGAGGTGCTCTCAAGGAATGCCCCGTGGAGAAGGGCGCCTACCACCTCACGCGTGTCTAGTGGCCTTTCGCCGTGGCAGGAAAAGCTAGGGTGCCGCATTCCGTGAGGATGCGGAACGATGTCCAGGAAAGCTGGAGTGCAGCCTCTTACGGCCAAGCAGTGAATGAGGGAGAGCACTGCAAAACGGGCTCCAGAAAACCTTCCATGGGGAGCAttttctgcagctgccgcaggtgcAGTGTCCCCCGGACGCGTGATGCTCCTGACGTAACAGACAGGGCATATGGTCTGTCGTTTCGTCAACACGTTCGGTGGCGCAGAGTGCCGCCAcagcaccccctccccacccctaaACCGTCCACAAGAGTTGGGACTTGCAGCTTCACCAAGGGATGCACCGCACCGACCGGAGAGGTCCAAGGGGATGACTGTCACGTTCGAGCCCGCGCGCAATCCAGTTGGAGGGGGGATATATCAGTGTTCCCCTGCACAATGTGATGCGCACACCACCATTGCACTCCCCAGGGGATGAtgatcacacacacacacacacacacacacacacacacacacacacacacgtgaaTACATGCGTATTGGTCGGCATCGCAGCAAAGGTGGTGGGAGCGGTGCCTTGCGTGAAGCGAAGAGCCTGCCGGAGCTGCCCCAGCACGGATGGCTGCCACGACCCCCTGTGGCCTGCGAGACGCACCGTCACGGACGCTGCACACCCACTCGATAGCCTTTGAAGAGGGATTGCATCTGCTCCTTGGAGCAACGCCGGTTCTGCGGCAGtacaggaggggggggtaacGCGACGCCTGCAATACCGATTCCACGCCTGCAAGACAAAGGGTTCTCGGGGGATACGAAAACGGAGTTTGGGGGCGCCTAGTCCGCCTAaacagcgcagcagaggagcggcaAGCGTCCTGGCACCTCCTGTGACGCTTGAGGCCAGGCATAACGAGGAGGAGTAACAGCACACGTAGGGGGCCCGGTGCTTGAATGGTGCGCTCCCCTCTCAGTCGCTCACTGCAGAAGTGAACGCAGGAGCGTGGGGGGACGCGGAGCGCATGGTACCTGAAAACGCCCGAGGGTGGCACTGCACCCGCGATCGTTGAGTGCACCTTCAGAGTGGACACGGCACGTGCCACTCGCTAGCACgggagggtggggagaagagggagaaacgaGCAGCAAGAATAATCAATCAGGACTGGAAGAGGCGGAAGCGAGGCAGTGCAGAGGGGGCTTCCGGATCTCGCGCTTAGTCTATGCAATAGAGCGCCGCGTGTACCGGCATGGCGCCGCATAGAGACATTCGATTCGAGGAAAGAACGATACTGT is from Leishmania braziliensis MHOM/BR/75/M2904 complete genome, chromosome 18 and encodes:
- a CDS encoding TATE DNA Transposon, producing MVDQMSGFIQVLTERPALVKQWPLHLKRNTPLDMDTVLAMPTKRASTKRFLQRIQCFLDPSFYDGLRTSRTIKKCALTAAEIQQAVEMGKFEPCPISDIGAQVQLPEGMHGVNVFTVPELKGRRRLITEPLLNRVIPKHHVPRVHYDTRLGRRQRLRYARYMLQIDFEAYYDAIPIAATLRNKFVFRARHDGRYYRLRTLPTGARWSVAVGQAVTWTIVDIDTPVTITTLIDNILVAAREGQEREFVLAVRTVVARIKAANLMTSPNRDELEAMSDEEILQLASANTVFLGEEYTWNGRERLIRNSVKTVAKLKLALQKTSHTIRSLASLISLIFFALHTTQMNPARAFKLLRAYRGIYRLTFRGYDWDDAVPYIDSSVARSLQEIGGALVQNPWWKISDERHPTTDEATYDAVAFTDASLEGWGAVLHLRDAGATEMWTYRQRWTEDLERQLGGDDGEAERVLEKLRQYQLRRRVRSGGRFEDPDLQADRFQARYSAHAEPRAAQLMLRHLVEHHRVPNGARIALATDHRAIVIAQKHLNGFDGIGRGYALNKLFEYTYDLWYNRGIDVVFFYVEGARNPADAYSRHFGVDATGSLEVHRVEPFGVPFLRHMWCPLCEERRREEGGEI